A genomic segment from Candidatus Korarchaeum cryptofilum OPF8 encodes:
- a CDS encoding SPL family radical SAM protein, whose product MEGIRAKSILNRSSIGDYCVNPYIGCSHACSYCYAQYYTRRMGYSGAWGSYVYAKLNAIELLEKEIFRKARGVVYISSLTDAYQPAESSLAITRAILKLLLERDWPIIIQTKSSLVLRDLDIISGFSDASVGLTIITLDDELRRALEPRASSVKDRIYTLQKLKEAGIRTFTFIGPIIPGAALEDILALVKEVKSLSDLIYFDKFREKPGIRMGKMSAEDSNAYYRRIKASLSEKLRGVNYIFLY is encoded by the coding sequence ATGGAAGGGATAAGGGCGAAGAGCATACTGAATAGGAGCTCCATCGGGGACTATTGCGTGAATCCATATATAGGCTGCTCCCATGCATGTTCCTACTGTTACGCTCAATACTACACGAGGAGGATGGGCTACTCAGGCGCCTGGGGGAGCTACGTTTACGCTAAGCTGAACGCCATCGAGCTCCTGGAGAAGGAGATCTTCAGGAAGGCTAGGGGTGTGGTCTACATATCCTCGCTCACCGACGCTTACCAACCCGCGGAATCCTCCCTCGCGATAACCAGGGCGATATTGAAGCTCTTATTGGAGAGGGATTGGCCCATCATAATACAGACCAAGTCCAGTCTGGTCTTGAGGGATCTCGATATCATAAGCGGGTTCAGTGATGCGAGCGTGGGCCTCACTATAATTACTCTGGATGATGAGTTGAGGAGGGCATTGGAGCCGAGGGCCTCCAGCGTGAAGGATAGGATTTATACGCTTCAAAAGCTCAAGGAAGCTGGTATAAGGACTTTCACGTTCATAGGGCCTATAATACCGGGAGCGGCTTTAGAGGACATATTAGCCTTGGTGAAGGAGGTGAAGAGTCTATCGGATCTCATTTACTTCGATAAATTCAGGGAGAAGCCCGGGATAAGGATGGGAAAGATGAGTGCGGAGGACTCGAATGCCTACTATAGGAGGATCAAGGCCTCCCTATCCGAGAAGCTGAGAGGGGTGAATTACATCTTCCTCTACTGA
- a CDS encoding ABC transporter permease: protein MIEDLLSLTSQALVAMIPLLLASVGEIVTERSGVVNIGLEGILILSAFVSSLVTFSTNDPYLGLLAGALSGLSAGLLHGFISVYLRGDQIIAGVGFNTFAYGISILGLINTWGHHGASPMVSKIPFFGAPLYISPLLPIALIIAIICWFWLFRTSSGLRLRACGEDPRAAEAMGVNVLRTRFLATLLGATLTGIGGAYIVVGWIGQFTRYISAGRGFIALAIVALSGWNPALSIAGSFIFGFFDAISLYLPVKIQLINPGLNLTSLSYIFRIIPYLGVLIIVSSLFRRGRAPRDLGRPYIKE from the coding sequence ATGATAGAGGATCTCCTGAGCCTGACTTCTCAAGCTCTAGTGGCGATGATACCCCTCCTACTAGCTAGCGTCGGTGAGATAGTCACTGAGAGGAGCGGGGTAGTTAACATAGGGCTAGAGGGGATACTCATACTCTCAGCCTTCGTATCCTCCCTCGTGACCTTCAGCACGAACGACCCCTACTTGGGCCTCCTAGCCGGCGCCCTCTCCGGCCTCTCAGCCGGCTTGCTCCACGGATTCATAAGCGTCTACCTGAGGGGAGATCAGATAATAGCTGGCGTCGGCTTCAATACTTTCGCATACGGGATAAGCATACTGGGTTTGATAAACACCTGGGGCCATCATGGAGCCTCTCCCATGGTATCAAAGATCCCATTCTTCGGGGCCCCCCTCTACATATCTCCCCTGCTCCCCATAGCCCTGATTATAGCGATAATCTGCTGGTTCTGGCTCTTCAGGACATCTTCGGGCCTAAGATTGAGGGCTTGCGGTGAGGATCCAAGAGCCGCTGAGGCTATGGGGGTGAACGTCCTCAGGACGAGGTTCCTCGCTACTTTGCTCGGGGCCACTCTGACTGGGATAGGAGGGGCTTATATAGTGGTGGGGTGGATAGGCCAGTTCACTAGGTACATCTCAGCGGGAAGGGGTTTCATAGCTCTGGCTATAGTGGCATTGAGCGGATGGAATCCGGCCCTATCAATAGCTGGCAGCTTCATCTTCGGCTTCTTCGATGCTATTTCTCTCTATCTTCCTGTCAAGATCCAGCTTATCAACCCTGGCTTGAACCTGACATCTCTCTCCTACATATTCAGGATAATACCCTACTTGGGGGTCCTGATAATAGTCAGCTCCCTCTTTAGGAGGGGGAGGGCT
- a CDS encoding ABC transporter ATP-binding protein — translation MKLVEMRGITKVYPDGVVALRGVDFEASEGEIHGLLGENGAGKTTLMRILYGEIKQTSGEIIFSGRAVSFKGPWDSMRSGISMVYQRFSLVPTMSVLENFYLYLSSFQRVGIEEVKRRAEDVMERLKFRVPLEANVEDLPVGVQQRVEIIKVLLSRPKLIIFDEPTSVLTPIESRELFRILKELREEGIAIIFITHKLREAKEITDRVTILRKGERVGTYETPSVSEEELAIMMVGRGIVPAKRSASSPGGEVMRVEDLWVRDDRGLHAVKGVSFELHEGEIFGIAGVQGNGQLELAEALAGMRRAERGRILLDGRDITDLPAEARYREGLAYIPDSRAVGLVLEMNLMENSILTSLRSFLGRGGRIIWPLASGRAGEIIERFNIVGSVRSQVKYLSGGNQQRLLVGREIIKAPKVLIVSEPTQGLDVAATEFIRSTLLKFREEGRSIILISSDLDEIFELCDRIAVIYEGKFVGIERSENLTLERLGLLMGGVNA, via the coding sequence TTGAAATTGGTGGAGATGAGGGGGATAACTAAGGTATATCCTGATGGCGTGGTAGCCCTCAGGGGGGTGGACTTCGAGGCCTCGGAGGGCGAGATCCACGGCCTCCTAGGGGAGAACGGGGCTGGGAAAACTACGCTCATGAGGATCCTCTATGGGGAGATAAAGCAAACTAGCGGGGAGATAATCTTCTCCGGAAGGGCTGTTTCATTCAAGGGGCCATGGGACTCGATGAGGAGCGGTATAAGCATGGTCTATCAGAGGTTCTCCCTCGTGCCCACGATGAGCGTCCTTGAGAACTTCTATCTCTACCTGAGCTCCTTCCAGAGGGTGGGGATAGAGGAGGTGAAAAGGAGAGCTGAGGATGTTATGGAGAGGCTCAAGTTCAGGGTCCCCCTGGAAGCGAACGTCGAGGATCTGCCCGTCGGAGTGCAGCAGAGAGTTGAGATAATAAAGGTCCTCCTATCCAGGCCTAAACTGATAATATTCGATGAACCCACATCCGTCCTTACTCCGATTGAGAGCAGGGAGCTCTTCAGGATCCTCAAGGAGCTCAGGGAAGAGGGGATCGCGATAATCTTCATAACTCACAAGCTGAGGGAAGCTAAGGAGATAACGGATAGAGTGACGATCTTGAGGAAGGGGGAGAGAGTGGGCACTTACGAAACCCCCTCGGTGAGCGAGGAGGAGCTAGCCATTATGATGGTCGGCAGGGGCATCGTTCCGGCTAAGAGGAGCGCCTCCTCCCCGGGTGGAGAGGTCATGAGGGTCGAGGACCTATGGGTGAGGGATGATAGAGGGCTCCATGCAGTTAAGGGAGTATCCTTCGAACTCCATGAGGGCGAGATATTTGGGATAGCTGGTGTCCAGGGGAACGGACAGTTGGAGCTCGCTGAAGCTCTGGCTGGGATGAGGAGGGCGGAGAGGGGAAGGATACTCTTGGATGGTAGGGATATAACTGACCTACCGGCTGAAGCTAGGTATAGGGAGGGCTTGGCATATATTCCGGATTCCAGGGCAGTGGGCTTGGTCCTAGAGATGAACTTGATGGAGAACTCCATCCTCACTAGCCTGAGGAGCTTCCTGGGGAGAGGAGGCAGGATAATCTGGCCTCTAGCTTCGGGTAGAGCTGGGGAGATAATAGAGAGGTTCAACATAGTGGGCTCGGTGAGGAGTCAGGTTAAGTACCTGAGTGGCGGTAATCAGCAGAGGCTGCTAGTCGGAAGGGAGATTATAAAAGCTCCTAAAGTCCTGATAGTGAGTGAACCCACTCAGGGGCTCGATGTGGCCGCTACGGAGTTCATAAGGAGTACCTTACTCAAGTTCAGGGAGGAGGGGAGATCCATAATATTGATATCGAGCGATCTGGATGAGATATTCGAGTTGTGCGATAGGATAGCCGTTATTTATGAGGGGAAGTTTGTGGGGATTGAGAGGAGCGAGAACCTCACCCTCGAGAGGCTGGGATTGCTGATGGGTGGTGTGAATGCGTAG
- a CDS encoding Nre family DNA repair protein, giving the protein MKKLKILSSDFRVREIKELELISEGLPEHSLDLKEISGSSPPEIFVGRFGYPKVYVGPLIPPFHGDSRHLAMPETWFGKGLDEIIGMRIQLVRGKLKVDVRAQDRLVEEMREAMLSESSVQAEAKLKNRPRGYIFSEDFQPFGPSALLEELRMEPGRADHRIERLYYDRDAAAAEAIEELYSSGLPVSRIQQSLSAGLLGRRRKFVPTRWAITAVDDQVSRHLIDKIRDMQEIGEYRVYLGEYLNNRWAIIMIPGPWSYESIEAWFPGIITDSLAIAGDFEPFWGRREYASMGGCYYAGRLAVSEELMRMGRQASVLILREAYPGYVPIGVWNVRESVRNVLRGRPEVLSSLDECLKIVKGWLSLPIKVWMNNSRLLKVKARQISLEDFL; this is encoded by the coding sequence ATGAAGAAGCTGAAGATACTATCGAGTGACTTCAGGGTCAGGGAGATAAAGGAGCTTGAACTGATATCCGAGGGGTTGCCAGAACATTCTCTCGATTTGAAGGAGATATCAGGTTCCTCTCCCCCGGAGATTTTCGTGGGGAGGTTCGGATACCCCAAGGTTTATGTAGGACCCCTGATACCTCCCTTCCATGGCGATTCCAGGCATTTAGCGATGCCTGAAACCTGGTTCGGGAAGGGGCTCGATGAGATAATAGGTATGAGGATTCAGTTAGTCAGGGGAAAATTGAAGGTAGATGTGAGGGCTCAGGATAGATTAGTTGAGGAAATGAGGGAAGCCATGCTCTCAGAGAGCTCCGTTCAAGCTGAAGCTAAGTTGAAGAATAGACCTAGGGGCTATATATTCTCAGAGGATTTTCAGCCCTTCGGACCCTCAGCCCTCCTGGAGGAACTGAGAATGGAGCCTGGCAGGGCTGATCACAGGATAGAGAGGCTCTACTACGATAGGGATGCTGCAGCAGCTGAGGCGATCGAGGAGCTCTACTCCTCCGGGCTCCCAGTCTCAAGGATACAGCAGAGTTTGAGCGCTGGACTCTTAGGAAGGAGGAGGAAGTTCGTCCCCACTAGATGGGCGATAACTGCAGTCGATGATCAAGTATCGAGGCATTTAATCGATAAGATAAGGGATATGCAGGAGATCGGGGAGTATAGAGTGTACTTGGGGGAGTACCTGAACAATAGATGGGCCATAATAATGATCCCCGGCCCTTGGAGCTACGAATCGATAGAGGCCTGGTTCCCGGGTATAATCACGGATTCCCTAGCTATAGCTGGCGACTTCGAGCCCTTCTGGGGTAGGCGTGAGTACGCTAGCATGGGGGGTTGCTACTACGCTGGCAGGCTCGCGGTCTCCGAGGAGCTCATGAGGATGGGGAGGCAGGCATCAGTCCTCATACTCAGGGAAGCTTACCCGGGCTACGTGCCGATAGGCGTGTGGAACGTGAGGGAGAGCGTGAGGAACGTCCTGAGGGGGAGGCCAGAGGTATTATCTAGCTTGGATGAATGCCTCAAAATAGTTAAAGGATGGCTCTCCCTCCCGATCAAAGTATGGATGAATAATTCGAGGCTCCTTAAGGTGAAAGCCCGTCAAATCAGCTTGGAGGACTTCCTCTAG
- a CDS encoding MFS transporter, translating to MNSRRNFIIITVTWALMNPFTSAVNVYFSLFILELGGSIVDVGLINLVSMVTLSVSRLFGGYLADVLGRKRVIVPMTILYAFSNLIFVFAPDWRFLLIGNFICSLALMYQPALMALVGDILPSERRGSGVSLMNAPSQLLGLAGPPLATLVVSSQGLERGMRILFLLVSLSTLLAGIIRLLLVETYSSRTELSFGHAIKEYRNALRFMRGDLGKLIAISSSVVGIYNMAYPYLQVYAVKYLGLSLELWGLLSTLTAIISTISLLISGYLTDRIGRNLTMALGYLSACLGLLLISLARDPLSFSIALIVNVIFASSPASQALLFDLTSEEVRGKINAINGLVEGSLSGTMSAVGGLIYGFSAPFLFSLASLLLIPLIIGSLKLPRGKIS from the coding sequence GTGAACTCGAGGAGGAATTTCATAATAATAACGGTGACATGGGCCCTCATGAACCCCTTCACATCAGCCGTAAATGTCTACTTCTCACTGTTCATCCTAGAGCTCGGGGGGAGCATAGTGGATGTGGGATTGATAAACTTAGTCTCCATGGTCACGCTATCGGTCTCGAGGCTCTTCGGGGGATATTTAGCAGACGTCCTGGGAAGGAAAAGGGTTATCGTACCAATGACGATCTTATACGCATTCTCCAATTTAATATTCGTATTCGCACCTGATTGGAGGTTTCTATTGATCGGGAATTTCATATGCTCTTTAGCCCTCATGTACCAGCCGGCCCTCATGGCTCTGGTGGGTGATATACTCCCGAGCGAGAGGAGGGGCTCTGGCGTCTCCCTGATGAACGCCCCCTCGCAGCTCCTGGGGCTAGCTGGTCCACCCCTGGCCACTTTAGTGGTATCCTCCCAGGGGCTGGAGAGGGGGATGAGGATCCTCTTCCTCCTGGTCTCCCTCTCTACCCTGCTAGCTGGGATAATCAGGCTCCTCCTCGTTGAGACATACAGCTCAAGAACTGAACTTAGCTTTGGACACGCTATCAAGGAGTATAGGAATGCCCTGAGATTCATGAGAGGGGATCTGGGGAAGCTCATAGCGATAAGCTCCTCTGTCGTCGGGATCTACAATATGGCTTATCCTTATCTCCAGGTGTACGCTGTGAAATACTTGGGCCTCTCCCTAGAACTCTGGGGATTGCTATCGACATTGACAGCGATTATATCAACGATCTCCCTTCTCATCTCGGGCTACCTCACCGATAGGATCGGTAGAAATCTTACGATGGCTCTAGGCTATCTATCAGCCTGCCTCGGACTTCTCCTCATTTCCCTAGCTAGGGACCCTCTCTCCTTCTCTATAGCTCTGATCGTGAACGTCATCTTCGCATCTTCGCCCGCTTCTCAAGCTCTACTCTTCGATCTGACTAGCGAGGAGGTCAGGGGCAAGATAAACGCTATAAATGGGCTCGTCGAGGGGAGCCTCTCCGGCACTATGTCAGCTGTAGGAGGGCTGATTTACGGATTCTCCGCTCCATTCCTCTTCTCATTAGCATCTCTGCTACTGATACCGCTCATAATAGGTTCTTTGAAGCTTCCGAGGGGTAAGATATCTTAA
- a CDS encoding BMP family lipoprotein, producing the protein MRRDGLSKVGAALLILIIIVAAVAAYFLIQPAQPTPTKKVKVAILFDVGGRGDLSFNDMAYLGATKAQKDFGIEIETLTPKSLADMVPLLEDLSKRGEYDLLVLIGFLWTDALNKTADKFPDQKFALIDSTTGIARKNEVDILFREQECAAIVGVLASGMAKSLGGNKVGAVAGMDIPPLWKFHVGYLYGVKYYEKATGQRMDFVWQYTGTFTDTQAGYNAAMTLLQQDVKVLYGLAGLTHIGMFNAVKEWNSRQGKIAALAIGQDASQEWISPKDIPLSGAKRVDVAVYTAIEMVVKGTWKGGITTLGLKEGGVGVWDLDGVKEFATLAYEAKQLKDMTPDDVVKIVDQQRKAYIPGDAQRIADELKEKIMKGEIKFKMPANHDEYDSIIRELLAGNLDAALEKG; encoded by the coding sequence ATGAGGAGAGATGGTCTGAGTAAAGTGGGGGCAGCCCTCCTCATCCTGATCATAATAGTGGCTGCGGTAGCAGCCTATTTCCTCATTCAGCCAGCTCAACCGACGCCCACTAAGAAGGTCAAGGTCGCCATACTCTTCGATGTCGGAGGGAGGGGAGATCTCAGCTTCAATGATATGGCCTATCTAGGAGCTACTAAGGCCCAGAAGGATTTCGGTATAGAAATAGAGACTCTAACACCTAAATCACTCGCGGACATGGTCCCATTACTTGAGGATCTGAGTAAGAGGGGCGAATATGACCTCTTAGTCTTGATAGGGTTCCTGTGGACCGATGCTCTGAACAAGACAGCTGATAAATTCCCGGATCAGAAGTTCGCATTAATAGATTCCACGACCGGGATCGCGAGGAAGAATGAGGTGGACATATTGTTCAGGGAGCAGGAATGCGCAGCCATTGTCGGAGTATTAGCTTCGGGGATGGCCAAATCCTTAGGAGGGAACAAAGTGGGTGCTGTAGCTGGGATGGATATTCCTCCCCTCTGGAAGTTCCACGTCGGCTATCTCTACGGTGTCAAGTACTATGAGAAGGCCACGGGACAGAGGATGGATTTCGTCTGGCAGTACACCGGTACCTTCACTGATACTCAAGCTGGCTACAACGCTGCCATGACGCTGCTCCAGCAGGACGTCAAGGTCCTCTATGGTTTAGCTGGCTTGACGCATATAGGCATGTTCAACGCCGTTAAGGAGTGGAACTCCAGGCAGGGGAAGATCGCAGCCCTAGCTATAGGCCAGGATGCTAGTCAGGAATGGATATCCCCGAAGGATATACCGTTGAGTGGAGCTAAGAGGGTAGACGTCGCTGTTTACACCGCTATAGAGATGGTAGTCAAGGGGACTTGGAAGGGAGGGATAACGACTCTTGGACTCAAGGAAGGAGGAGTCGGAGTATGGGACCTCGATGGTGTGAAGGAGTTCGCTACTCTCGCCTATGAGGCGAAGCAATTGAAGGATATGACTCCCGATGATGTCGTGAAGATCGTGGATCAGCAGAGGAAGGCTTATATACCTGGGGACGCTCAGAGGATAGCCGATGAACTCAAGGAGAAGATAATGAAGGGAGAGATAAAGTTCAAGATGCCAGCTAATCACGATGAATATGATTCCATAATCAGGGAGCTTCTCGCCGGGAACCTGGATGCTGCCCTGGAGAAGGGCTAA
- a CDS encoding amidohydrolase has product MLAIENARIMGSYERSCLIIEDGKILDFGTSDTCEKYRGRAKFLDADGRVLIPGLVDSHMHLLSYALSMRSLDLRGIRSIDELREAVKSRVRVSKPGEWIIGHGWDQENFRDGRYPRKEDLDDICPENPLLLTRICLHAGVLNSRAMKELGIGKDLLFEDELYSAIRKVRSSINKLSLLKAMKRLLSYGITEVHSMDASLEELRILKSVEAPIRVRLYLSEGLSSDDASVDGVKVYADGSFGARTAALREEYEDDPGNFGVLLKGWKEIYALSRSLAERGKVLAVHAIGDRALEEVIKALEMGANNLRIEHASLIPQDLLERLSKAKPQLIAVQPHFTISDWWLGKRLGERVKYAYRFSDMLEVGLKIRGSSDAPVEPENPWMSIEAALTGGELGVKPLSLDQALKMYSPELSIGSEANLTLLDSSPWSLNRYDISGIRASLTIVGGLVAYDPDGLAEGWPSHPIKGL; this is encoded by the coding sequence TTGCTAGCTATTGAGAACGCGAGGATAATGGGGAGCTATGAGAGGAGTTGCTTAATAATTGAAGATGGGAAGATACTGGATTTTGGCACTTCAGACACCTGCGAGAAGTACAGGGGGAGGGCCAAGTTCCTGGATGCTGATGGAAGAGTCCTCATACCAGGTTTAGTTGACTCGCACATGCATCTACTCAGCTACGCCCTCTCGATGAGGAGCCTCGACCTTAGGGGTATTAGGAGCATCGATGAGCTCAGGGAAGCAGTTAAATCTAGGGTGAGGGTCTCTAAGCCTGGAGAATGGATAATAGGGCATGGATGGGACCAGGAGAATTTCAGGGATGGAAGATATCCTAGGAAAGAGGATCTAGATGATATATGCCCGGAGAACCCCCTGCTTCTCACTAGGATATGCTTGCACGCCGGCGTGCTGAATTCGAGGGCCATGAAGGAGCTGGGGATAGGGAAGGATCTTTTATTCGAGGATGAGCTCTATTCCGCTATTAGGAAGGTTAGATCCTCTATTAACAAGCTTTCCCTCCTGAAGGCGATGAAAAGACTTCTGAGCTACGGAATAACTGAAGTTCACAGCATGGATGCCTCGTTAGAGGAACTCAGGATCCTCAAGAGCGTAGAAGCGCCTATAAGAGTGAGGCTCTACCTCTCAGAGGGGCTGAGCTCAGATGATGCCTCAGTTGATGGAGTGAAGGTTTACGCTGATGGTAGCTTCGGAGCGAGGACTGCTGCCCTCAGAGAGGAATATGAGGATGACCCTGGGAACTTCGGAGTCCTACTCAAGGGGTGGAAGGAGATTTATGCCCTCTCACGCTCCCTGGCTGAGAGGGGCAAAGTGCTCGCTGTGCATGCGATAGGGGATAGGGCCCTCGAGGAAGTGATAAAAGCCCTGGAGATGGGAGCTAATAATTTGAGGATAGAACATGCCTCCCTGATCCCTCAGGACCTATTAGAGAGGTTATCTAAAGCTAAGCCCCAACTCATAGCTGTCCAACCTCACTTCACCATCTCGGACTGGTGGCTCGGGAAGAGGCTCGGGGAGAGGGTCAAATATGCTTACAGATTCTCGGATATGCTCGAGGTGGGATTGAAAATTAGGGGGAGCAGCGATGCCCCAGTCGAGCCCGAGAACCCTTGGATGAGCATTGAAGCCGCTTTGACTGGTGGAGAACTCGGAGTAAAGCCTTTAAGCTTGGATCAGGCTCTCAAAATGTACTCCCCTGAGCTGAGCATAGGGTCTGAAGCCAATTTAACGCTCCTAGATAGCAGTCCCTGGTCCCTGAACCGTTACGATATCTCGGGAATTAGAGCATCCCTCACAATAGTCGGGGGACTAGTGGCATATGATCCCGATGGTCTGGCTGAGGGATGGCCCTCCCATCCCATCAAGGGGCTATGA
- a CDS encoding MDR/zinc-dependent alcohol dehydrogenase-like family protein: protein MRALVLHAPRDLRLEDVDERSPGNGWVKVRVRRVGICGTDKSIYLGDYAARKLPIILGHEISGEIVEVGEGVDERIIGQRVTSEINLSCGECSFCKRGLREHCLRREALGISLDGGMAEYVLTRADLIHPIGDLSWLQGAFIEPLAAALKPFFLMPPPPSSSIAVVGVGTIGLLSVQISALFAPKRLVAISRRRGRKSELAEIFGAESMTVEEALNLKGEFDLVIEASGSPNGLEIALNLTRPRGTIFAKSTHGKEVSFDYTRAVVNEITILGSRCGPFDAAIELLRKGKVRVDELVTSVYKLEDGVEAFIRSLDPDELKVQLE, encoded by the coding sequence ATGAGGGCTTTAGTACTCCACGCTCCGAGGGATCTGAGGCTCGAAGACGTTGATGAGAGGAGCCCTGGGAATGGATGGGTCAAAGTGAGGGTCAGGAGAGTCGGTATATGCGGCACGGACAAATCTATTTATCTCGGCGACTACGCGGCGAGGAAGTTACCCATAATATTGGGGCACGAGATCTCGGGCGAGATCGTTGAAGTGGGTGAGGGCGTTGATGAGAGGATTATAGGGCAGAGAGTAACTAGCGAAATCAATTTGAGCTGCGGGGAATGCTCCTTCTGTAAAAGAGGATTGAGGGAGCACTGCTTGAGAAGGGAAGCATTAGGGATAAGCTTAGATGGTGGGATGGCAGAGTACGTGCTGACCAGAGCGGATCTCATCCATCCAATAGGTGATCTGAGCTGGCTTCAGGGTGCATTCATCGAGCCTTTAGCGGCTGCATTGAAGCCATTCTTCCTCATGCCCCCTCCTCCATCATCCAGCATAGCCGTAGTGGGTGTGGGAACGATAGGCCTCCTCTCAGTTCAGATATCAGCGCTTTTCGCCCCTAAGAGGCTCGTAGCTATCTCAAGGAGGAGGGGCAGGAAATCAGAGTTAGCTGAAATATTTGGCGCTGAGTCTATGACCGTTGAGGAGGCTTTAAACTTAAAGGGGGAGTTCGATCTCGTTATAGAGGCATCAGGATCCCCGAATGGCCTTGAAATAGCTCTTAATCTCACTAGGCCCAGGGGAACGATATTCGCTAAATCCACGCACGGTAAGGAGGTTTCATTCGATTACACACGGGCTGTCGTGAATGAGATAACCATACTCGGGAGCAGATGCGGCCCGTTCGATGCAGCAATAGAGCTCCTCAGGAAGGGGAAGGTGAGAGTGGATGAGCTGGTCACATCGGTCTACAAGCTTGAGGATGGAGTAGAGGCCTTCATCAGATCCTTAGATCCGGATGAATTGAAAGTACAGCTGGAATGA
- a CDS encoding ABC transporter permease, producing the protein MRRIILEVSLSIILSFFIGYIMLILMGYDANIVFSIVIREGLSNPTYLMIRSTPLILTALAFSIPSLVGVFNIGGEGQFYLGALASLLIAYVTGNPLLSMLIGMAAGGLLSALIALIKVKRGVNEVVTSIMFNWMIYFSLLYLISTYLFDPLMPYQSVSVPKAARIDYLRIQSLSIPIIFPIAVLTSLAMYFLIYHSALGYRMRVVGISPRTARYAGFNPESSIIISMIIGGAMSGLGGSLLILGHTHAIDSTMSGLYGMGFAGIGAGLLGRNNPIGIILSSIFLSMLLIGGEAAELRARVPTELADALIGMIVIVLSVPYLVRILRVRR; encoded by the coding sequence ATGCGTAGGATAATACTCGAGGTATCCCTCTCAATAATCCTGAGCTTCTTCATCGGCTATATCATGCTCATTTTAATGGGATACGATGCCAACATAGTCTTCTCGATAGTCATAAGGGAGGGCCTGAGCAACCCCACTTACCTGATGATAAGGAGCACCCCCCTGATCCTCACAGCCCTAGCTTTCTCAATACCCTCTTTAGTCGGTGTCTTCAATATAGGAGGGGAGGGGCAGTTCTACCTTGGGGCCCTAGCCTCCCTACTGATAGCATATGTTACGGGGAACCCCCTCCTCTCTATGCTCATTGGCATGGCAGCTGGAGGCCTTCTCTCAGCCCTAATAGCTTTGATAAAGGTGAAGAGGGGTGTCAACGAAGTGGTAACTTCGATAATGTTCAACTGGATGATCTACTTCTCCCTCCTCTATCTAATATCGACTTACCTCTTCGATCCCCTAATGCCGTACCAATCCGTCTCGGTCCCCAAGGCCGCTAGGATAGATTATCTGAGGATACAGTCACTCTCCATACCTATCATATTTCCTATAGCTGTGCTCACCTCTCTGGCTATGTACTTCCTCATATATCACTCGGCCCTGGGCTACAGAATGAGGGTCGTCGGCATCTCACCTAGGACAGCTAGATACGCTGGATTCAATCCGGAGAGCTCAATAATAATATCTATGATCATCGGAGGAGCTATGAGCGGTCTGGGCGGCTCCCTCCTCATCCTAGGGCACACCCATGCTATAGATTCCACGATGTCCGGGCTCTACGGGATGGGCTTCGCTGGAATAGGGGCCGGCCTCCTAGGCAGGAACAACCCCATAGGCATAATACTCTCATCCATTTTCCTCTCAATGCTCCTGATAGGAGGGGAGGCTGCTGAATTGAGGGCTAGAGTTCCAACGGAGCTAGCTGATGCTCTTATAGGGATGATAGTGATAGTCCTCTCAGTCCCCTATTTGGTGAGGATTTTGAGGGTGAGAAGATGA